Proteins from a genomic interval of Rattus norvegicus strain BN/NHsdMcwi chromosome 2, GRCr8, whole genome shotgun sequence:
- the Gstm3 gene encoding glutathione S-transferase Mu 3, with amino-acid sequence MAMILGYWNVRGLTHPIRLLLEYTDSNYEEKRYVMGDAPNFDRSQWLSEKFNLGLDIPNLPYLIDGSHKVTQSNAILRYLGRKHNLCGETEEERIRVDTLENQVMDTRIHLMIVCCSPDFEKQKPEFLKSIPEKMKIYSEFLGKRPWFAGDKVTYVDFLAYDILDQYRMFEPECLDAFPNLKDFLARFEGLKKISAYMKSSSFLPRPVFTKIAQWGTD; translated from the exons ATGGCTATGATACTGGGATATTGGAACGTTCGCGGA CTTACTCACCCCATCCGCCTGCTCCTGGAATACACAGATTCAAACTATGAGGAGAAGAGATACGTCATGGGGGATG CCCCCAACTTTGACAGAAGCCAGTGGCTGAGTGAGAAATTCAATCTTGGCCTGGACATTCCCAAT TTGCCCTACTTAATTGATGGGTCACACAAGGTCACCCAGAGCAATGCCATCCTGCGCTACCTTGGCCGGAAGCACAACCTGT gtggggagacagaggaggagaggatTCGTGTGGACACTTTGGAGAACCAGGTCATGGACACCCGCATACATCTCATGATAGTTTGCTGCAGTCCTGACTTT gagaagcagaagccagagtTCTTGAAGTCCATCCCGGAGAAGATGAAAATCTATTCAGAGTTCCTGGGCAAGCGACCATGGTTTGCAGGGGACAAG GTCACCTATGTGGATTTCCTTGCTTATGACATTCTTGACCAGTACCGTATGTTTGAGCCCGAGTGCCTGGACGCCTTCCCAAACCTGAAGGACTTCCTGGCCCGCTTCGAG GGCCTGAAGAAGATCTCTGCTTACATGAAGAGTAGCAGCTTTCTCCCAAGACCTGTGTTTACTAAGATAGCCCAGTGGGGCACTGATTAG
- the Gstm3 gene encoding glutathione S-transferase Mu 3 isoform X1: MAMILGYWNVRGEKQKPEFLKSIPEKMKIYSEFLGKRPWFAGDKVTYVDFLAYDILDQYRMFEPECLDAFPNLKDFLARFEGLKKISAYMKSSSFLPRPVFTKIAQWGTD; this comes from the exons ATGGCTATGATACTGGGATATTGGAACGTTCGCGGA gagaagcagaagccagagtTCTTGAAGTCCATCCCGGAGAAGATGAAAATCTATTCAGAGTTCCTGGGCAAGCGACCATGGTTTGCAGGGGACAAG GTCACCTATGTGGATTTCCTTGCTTATGACATTCTTGACCAGTACCGTATGTTTGAGCCCGAGTGCCTGGACGCCTTCCCAAACCTGAAGGACTTCCTGGCCCGCTTCGAG GGCCTGAAGAAGATCTCTGCTTACATGAAGAGTAGCAGCTTTCTCCCAAGACCTGTGTTTACTAAGATAGCCCAGTGGGGCACTGATTAG